Proteins found in one Acidimicrobiales bacterium genomic segment:
- a CDS encoding HAMP domain-containing sensor histidine kinase, whose translation MPPRRLLRLPLPARLGLRARITFAFAASTAVLAALLAGTTWGLTRENLINQREAAAVRQAQINANQMSQQVLVAEDDEAINRALGDLANPSSSRPLVELRRPGSGWEPIPLQLAFSGDAVPPALRDTVVEGESARMRVELDGEPELIVGIPINDGDAAYYEAISFSELEDTLGSLAVSLFGASVVTTLVGGALGYWLSRRTLRPLANVGLAAEAIAGGRLDTRLEGTDDPDLNVLVSSFNHMAHALEERIDRDGRFASDVSHELRSPLMTLAASVSVLASRRDEMPDDASRSAVVLMEADVSRFQQLVDDLLEISRFDAGVARLSLEEVRLPELVDQAVAQARAGRSPVPVELEPELDDLVIRADKRRLVRILDNLLGNADAYGDGPTRVAVEAAGDTVLLAVEDNGPGVPVEDRGRIFDRFSRGAGAGRRSASGDGVGLGLALVAEHARLHGGRVWVEDRPDGEPGARFVVQLPVARA comes from the coding sequence GTGCCCCCCCGCCGCCTCCTGCGGCTCCCCCTGCCGGCCCGCCTGGGGCTCCGGGCCCGCATCACCTTCGCCTTCGCGGCCAGCACCGCCGTCCTGGCCGCCCTGCTGGCCGGCACCACCTGGGGCCTGACCCGCGAGAACCTGATCAACCAGCGGGAGGCGGCGGCCGTCCGACAGGCCCAGATCAACGCCAACCAGATGAGCCAGCAGGTCCTGGTGGCCGAGGACGACGAGGCCATCAACCGGGCCCTGGGCGACCTGGCCAACCCGTCCAGCTCCCGGCCCCTGGTCGAGCTGCGCCGGCCGGGCAGCGGGTGGGAGCCGATCCCCCTGCAGCTGGCCTTCAGCGGCGACGCCGTCCCCCCCGCCCTGCGCGACACGGTGGTCGAGGGCGAGTCAGCCCGCATGCGGGTCGAGCTGGACGGCGAGCCGGAGCTCATCGTCGGCATCCCCATCAACGACGGCGACGCCGCCTACTACGAGGCCATCTCGTTCTCGGAGCTGGAGGACACGCTGGGCTCGCTGGCCGTGTCCCTGTTCGGGGCCTCGGTGGTCACCACCCTGGTGGGCGGGGCCCTGGGCTACTGGCTGAGCCGCCGCACGCTGCGGCCCCTGGCCAACGTGGGCCTGGCCGCCGAGGCCATCGCCGGCGGCCGCCTCGACACCCGCCTGGAGGGCACCGACGACCCGGACCTGAACGTGCTGGTGTCCTCGTTCAACCACATGGCCCACGCCCTGGAGGAGCGGATCGACCGCGACGGCCGGTTCGCCTCGGACGTCAGCCACGAGCTCCGCAGCCCGCTCATGACCCTGGCCGCCTCGGTGTCGGTGCTGGCGTCGCGCCGCGACGAGATGCCCGACGACGCCTCCCGCTCGGCCGTGGTCCTGATGGAGGCCGACGTCTCCCGCTTCCAACAGCTGGTCGACGACCTGCTGGAGATCTCCCGCTTCGACGCCGGGGTGGCCCGGCTGTCGCTGGAGGAGGTTCGCCTGCCCGAGCTGGTCGACCAGGCCGTGGCCCAGGCCCGGGCCGGCCGCTCCCCGGTGCCGGTGGAGCTGGAGCCCGAGCTGGACGACCTGGTCATCCGGGCCGACAAGCGCCGGCTGGTCCGCATCCTCGACAACCTGCTGGGCAACGCCGATGCCTACGGCGACGGGCCCACCCGGGTGGCGGTGGAGGCCGCCGGCGACACCGTGCTCCTGGCCGTGGAGGACAACGGGCCAGGGGTGCCGGTCGAGGACCGGGGCCGCATCTTCGACCGCTTCTCGCGCGGCGCCGGGGCCGGGCGGCGCAGCGCCTCGGGCGACGGGGTGGGCCTGGGCCTGGCCCTGGTGGCCGAGCACGCCCGCCTCCACGGGGGGCGGGTGTGGGTCGAGGATCGGCCCGACGGCGAGCCCGGCGCCCGCTTCGTGGTCCAGCTCCCGGTGGCCCGGGCGTGA
- a CDS encoding inorganic diphosphatase translates to MDQIDVIVEIPRGSRNKYELDHATGRIKLDRRLFSATVYPAEYGFVDRTLGEDGDPLDALVVLDEPTFPGCLIRCRPVGVFWMTDDAGPDAKIICVVAGDPRWDHVQDIGDLPDHLTKEIEHFFMIYKALEPGKWADTRGFQGAEEARVEIASSLQRAIDTGYHT, encoded by the coding sequence ATGGACCAGATCGACGTGATCGTGGAGATCCCCCGCGGCAGCCGCAACAAGTACGAGCTCGACCACGCCACCGGCCGCATCAAGCTCGATCGGCGGCTGTTCTCGGCCACCGTCTACCCCGCCGAGTACGGGTTCGTGGACCGCACCCTGGGCGAGGACGGCGACCCCCTGGACGCCCTGGTGGTGCTGGACGAGCCCACCTTCCCGGGCTGCCTCATCCGGTGCCGGCCCGTGGGCGTGTTCTGGATGACCGACGACGCCGGGCCCGACGCCAAGATCATCTGCGTCGTGGCCGGCGACCCCCGGTGGGACCACGTGCAGGACATCGGCGACCTGCCCGACCACCTCACCAAGGAGATCGAGCACTTCTTCATGATCTACAAGGCCCTGGAGCCCGGGAAGTGGGCCGACACCCGCGGCTTCCAGGGCGCCGAGGAGGCCCGGGTCGAGATCGCCTCCAGCCTCCAGCGCGCCATCGACACCGG
- a CDS encoding polyprenol monophosphomannose synthase, producing MPVLVVIPTYDEAENVADVLGRVRAAVPDAHVLVVDDSSPDGTADLAEAAGRELGQVDVLRRPGKGGLGPAYRAGFAWGLERGFDVLVEMDADLSHDPAALPDLLAAVAGGADLAIGSRYVPGGSVPGWPRHRLAISRAGNLYVSACLGIGLRDATAGYRAYTAEALRGLDLASITTYGYGFQIEMAYALIRQGRTVVEVPITFRDRIRGTSKMSLGIVGEALRLVSWWGLRDRVLRRARPAAHQPVQRGTP from the coding sequence GTGCCCGTGCTGGTCGTGATCCCGACCTACGACGAAGCCGAGAACGTCGCCGACGTCCTCGGCCGGGTGCGCGCCGCGGTGCCCGACGCCCACGTCCTGGTGGTCGACGACAGCAGCCCCGACGGCACCGCGGACCTGGCCGAGGCGGCCGGGCGCGAACTGGGCCAGGTCGACGTGCTGCGCCGCCCCGGCAAGGGCGGGCTGGGGCCCGCCTACCGGGCCGGGTTCGCCTGGGGGCTGGAACGGGGCTTCGACGTCCTGGTGGAGATGGACGCCGACCTCTCCCACGACCCCGCGGCCCTGCCCGACCTGCTGGCCGCGGTGGCCGGCGGGGCCGACCTGGCCATCGGCAGCCGCTACGTGCCCGGCGGCAGCGTGCCGGGCTGGCCCCGGCACCGCCTGGCCATCTCCCGGGCCGGCAACCTCTACGTCTCGGCCTGCCTGGGCATCGGCCTGCGCGACGCCACCGCCGGCTACCGGGCCTACACCGCCGAGGCCCTCCGCGGCCTCGACCTGGCCTCGATCACCACCTACGGCTACGGCTTCCAGATCGAGATGGCCTACGCCCTGATCCGCCAGGGGCGGACGGTGGTCGAGGTGCCCATCACGTTCCGCGACCGCATCCGCGGCACCTCCAAGATGTCGCTCGGCATCGTGGGCGAGGCCCTGCGCCTCGTCAGCTGGTGGGGCCTGCGCGATCGCGTCCTGCGGCGGGCCCGCCCCGCCGCCCACCAACCGGTCCAGAGGGGGACCCCATGA
- a CDS encoding inositol monophosphatase family protein, whose protein sequence is MPEAVTPEDEPDAVALRDLAVAVATGAAERIRARAGTADLRVTTKSSATDPVTEVDREVEALVVAALLAARPDDGVVGEEGADRTGSSGVRWLVDPIDGTVNFLYGIPGCNVSVAAEHGGRIVAGAVVDPLHGDVFAAARGHGATRNGTSITCTTVAEPALALVGTGFGYDPERRRRQAEVLARVLPEVRDIRRVGAAAVDLCWVACGRLDGYYERGLQAWDWAAGGLVATEAGAEVTDLDGGPLDGRLPGPCVVAAGPRLAGPLRALVSAAGAAEA, encoded by the coding sequence ATGCCCGAGGCCGTGACGCCCGAGGACGAGCCCGACGCCGTCGCCCTGCGCGACCTGGCCGTGGCCGTGGCCACCGGGGCCGCCGAGCGGATCCGGGCCCGGGCCGGCACCGCCGACCTGCGGGTCACGACCAAGAGCTCGGCCACCGACCCGGTCACCGAGGTGGACCGGGAGGTGGAGGCGCTGGTGGTGGCGGCCCTGCTGGCGGCCCGCCCCGACGACGGCGTGGTGGGCGAGGAGGGGGCCGACCGCACCGGCTCCTCCGGGGTGCGGTGGCTGGTCGACCCCATCGACGGCACCGTCAACTTCCTCTACGGCATCCCGGGCTGCAACGTGTCGGTGGCGGCCGAGCACGGGGGCCGGATCGTGGCCGGGGCCGTGGTCGACCCCCTCCACGGCGACGTGTTCGCCGCCGCCCGGGGCCACGGCGCCACCCGCAACGGCACCTCCATCACCTGCACCACGGTGGCCGAGCCGGCCCTGGCCCTGGTGGGCACCGGCTTCGGCTACGACCCCGAGCGCCGACGCCGCCAGGCCGAGGTGCTGGCCCGGGTGCTGCCCGAGGTGCGCGACATCCGCCGGGTGGGGGCCGCCGCGGTCGACCTGTGCTGGGTGGCCTGCGGCCGCCTGGACGGCTACTACGAGCGGGGTCTCCAGGCCTGGGACTGGGCCGCCGGGGGCCTGGTGGCCACCGAGGCCGGCGCCGAGGTCACCGACCTGGACGGCGGGCCGCTCGACGGGCGCCTGCCCGGGCCGTGCGTGGTGGCCGCCGGTCCCCGCCTGGCCGGCCCGTTGCGGGCCCTGGTGTCGGCGGCGGGAGCGGCGGAGGCCTGA
- a CDS encoding TetR/AcrR family transcriptional regulator translates to MDDAADRRLTARGEERRRQIIEVATRLFAEKGYHPTSVADVVDAVGVGKGVFYWYFSSKEALLTEILRDGQLARRRHQRDAIAGIDDPVEQLERGIRAGMEWMAEHRDVITLIRFAATEERFAPGIRKGEDVAADDAAVALRRAIAEGRIPDGDPDLLARAVVGVTQHLCAARIHADPSADPQPVIDAAVRFCIGGILGLPAPAA, encoded by the coding sequence ATGGACGACGCTGCCGACCGCCGGCTCACCGCCCGGGGCGAGGAGCGGCGGCGCCAGATCATCGAGGTGGCCACTCGCCTGTTCGCCGAGAAGGGCTACCACCCGACCTCGGTGGCCGACGTGGTCGACGCCGTGGGCGTGGGCAAGGGCGTCTTCTACTGGTACTTCTCGTCCAAGGAGGCCCTGCTCACCGAGATCCTGCGCGACGGGCAGCTGGCCCGGCGCCGCCACCAGCGCGACGCCATCGCCGGGATCGACGACCCGGTGGAGCAACTGGAGCGGGGCATCCGGGCCGGCATGGAGTGGATGGCCGAGCACCGCGACGTCATCACCCTCATCCGCTTCGCGGCCACCGAGGAGCGCTTCGCCCCCGGCATCCGCAAGGGCGAGGACGTGGCCGCCGACGACGCCGCCGTCGCCCTGCGCCGAGCCATCGCCGAGGGCCGCATCCCCGACGGCGACCCCGACCTGCTGGCCCGGGCCGTGGTCGGCGTGACCCAGCACCTGTGCGCGGCCCGCATCCACGCCGACCCCAGTGCCGACCCCCAGCCGGTCATCGACGCCGCCGTCCGCTTCTGCATCGGCGGCATCCTCGGCCTCCCCGCCCCCGCCGCCTGA
- a CDS encoding ACT domain-containing protein, which produces METYVVRVWLPDRPGALGAVASRIGAVRGDVVGIDILETGDGVAVDELVVRLPQESLVDLLVGEIQEVDGVTVEDVKRADATGRDPRLDALETAAILCGADTMDELLRALVVHGSRTLGAEWSAVVDLGDGAVRATWGPAPPTAWLSAFVHGARAGGADATGGDDVAWAPLPGVDLALVAGRAGTPFRAKERRQVAALARVAGTRAREVGRERAQRAHPTTLSTP; this is translated from the coding sequence ATGGAGACCTACGTCGTCCGAGTGTGGCTGCCCGACCGGCCCGGTGCCCTCGGTGCGGTGGCCAGCCGCATCGGGGCGGTGCGGGGCGACGTGGTCGGCATCGACATCCTGGAGACCGGCGACGGCGTGGCCGTGGACGAGCTGGTCGTCCGCCTGCCCCAGGAGTCGCTGGTCGACCTGCTGGTGGGCGAGATCCAGGAGGTGGACGGGGTCACCGTCGAGGACGTGAAGCGGGCCGACGCCACCGGCCGCGACCCCCGGCTCGACGCCCTGGAGACGGCGGCCATCCTCTGCGGCGCCGACACCATGGACGAGCTGCTGCGGGCCCTGGTGGTCCACGGGTCCCGCACGCTGGGCGCCGAGTGGTCGGCGGTCGTCGATCTGGGCGACGGGGCGGTGCGGGCCACCTGGGGCCCGGCCCCGCCCACGGCCTGGCTGTCGGCCTTCGTGCACGGCGCCCGGGCCGGCGGGGCCGACGCCACCGGCGGTGACGACGTGGCCTGGGCCCCGCTCCCCGGGGTCGACCTGGCCCTGGTGGCCGGCCGGGCCGGCACCCCGTTCCGGGCCAAGGAGCGCCGGCAGGTCGCCGCTCTCGCCCGCGTGGCCGGCACCCGGGCCCGCGAGGTCGGCCGCGAGCGTGCCCAGCGGGCCCACCCCACCACCCTCAGCACGCCCTGA
- the glpK gene encoding glycerol kinase GlpK, with product MAVVIALDAGTTGVRAFAVDESGTPVGFRYQEITQHFPRPGWVEHDASEIWAAMVAVTNQLIVDLQQPVAAMGITDQRETVVAWDRRTGRPLHRAIVWQDRRTAARCDALREQGALDLVRPATGLVLDPYFSASKVEWLLTEGGVEVTPDLAVGTIDTWLLWNLTGGECFATEPSNASRTMLFDIRSLDWSGELGDLFGVPRSALAEVRPSSGRFGVTVGETGLPGGIPVSGVAGDQQAALFGQACFTPGLTKNTYGTGSFVLMNVGPTCPEPVEGLLTTVAWTLPDGDGTRTDYAYEGAIFSTGSAVQWLRDGLGIISSAEETGPLAASVDSTDGVYLVPAFTGLGSPWWDPYARGLLVGFTRGTTRAHLARAVIEAMAHQTRDVVDTMSAASGHAVTELRVDGGASANELLLQVQADQLGVPVTRAAVAETTALGAAYLAGLAEGVWGSTDEIADLWAAGLSVSPAADRDRADAEHARWLDAVARCRGWEQPA from the coding sequence ATGGCTGTGGTCATCGCCCTCGACGCCGGCACCACGGGGGTGCGGGCCTTCGCCGTCGACGAGTCCGGGACGCCGGTCGGCTTCCGGTACCAGGAGATCACCCAGCACTTCCCCCGGCCCGGGTGGGTGGAGCACGACGCCAGCGAGATCTGGGCGGCGATGGTGGCCGTCACCAACCAGCTCATCGTCGACCTCCAGCAACCGGTGGCCGCCATGGGCATCACCGACCAGCGGGAGACGGTGGTGGCCTGGGACCGCCGCACCGGCCGGCCCCTGCACCGGGCCATCGTGTGGCAGGACCGGCGCACCGCGGCCCGCTGCGACGCGCTGCGCGAGCAGGGCGCCCTGGACCTGGTCCGCCCGGCCACCGGCCTGGTCCTCGACCCCTACTTCTCGGCCTCCAAGGTCGAGTGGCTGCTCACCGAGGGCGGCGTCGAGGTCACCCCCGACCTGGCCGTGGGCACCATCGACACGTGGCTGCTGTGGAACCTGACCGGGGGGGAGTGCTTCGCCACCGAGCCGTCCAACGCCAGCCGCACCATGTTGTTCGACATCCGCTCCCTGGACTGGTCCGGCGAGCTGGGCGACCTGTTCGGCGTGCCCCGCTCGGCCCTGGCCGAGGTGCGGCCCTCCTCCGGGCGCTTCGGCGTCACCGTGGGCGAGACCGGGCTGCCCGGGGGCATCCCGGTCAGCGGCGTGGCCGGCGACCAGCAGGCCGCCCTGTTCGGCCAGGCCTGCTTCACCCCGGGCCTGACCAAGAACACCTACGGCACCGGATCGTTCGTGCTCATGAACGTGGGCCCGACGTGCCCCGAGCCGGTCGAGGGCCTGCTCACCACCGTGGCCTGGACCCTCCCCGACGGCGACGGCACCCGCACCGACTACGCGTACGAGGGCGCCATCTTCTCCACCGGCTCCGCCGTGCAGTGGCTGCGCGATGGGCTTGGCATCATCTCCTCGGCTGAGGAGACCGGTCCCCTGGCCGCCTCCGTGGACAGCACCGACGGCGTCTACCTGGTGCCGGCCTTCACCGGCCTGGGCAGCCCGTGGTGGGACCCCTACGCTCGGGGCCTGCTTGTCGGCTTCACCCGGGGCACCACCCGGGCCCACCTGGCCCGGGCCGTGATCGAGGCCATGGCCCACCAGACCCGGGACGTGGTCGACACCATGTCCGCCGCCTCGGGCCACGCCGTCACCGAGCTGCGGGTCGACGGCGGGGCCTCGGCCAACGAGCTGCTCCTCCAGGTCCAGGCCGACCAGCTCGGTGTGCCCGTCACCCGGGCCGCGGTGGCCGAGACCACCGCCCTGGGCGCGGCCTACCTGGCCGGCCTGGCCGAGGGGGTGTGGGGCTCGACCGACGAGATCGCCGACCTGTGGGCCGCGGGCCTATCGGTGTCCCCCGCCGCCGACCGGGACCGGGCCGACGCCGAGCACGCCCGCTGGCTGGACGCCGTGGCCCGGTGCCGGGGCTGGGAGCAGCCGGCCTGA
- a CDS encoding response regulator transcription factor: MATRILTVEDDERIRTAVKLALEDEGWKVEEAATGEDALERFRQAPTDVVLIDIMLPGVDGFEVCRQVRRESDVPIIMVTARDDTHDIVAGLEAGADDYLTKPFAPKELSARIRALLRRVRATDSGATHLRFGDLEIVPEEGVVRRGGDEVHLTKTEFRLLLELANSPGRVLSREVLLERVWGHGYFADGRLVDVHVRRLRTKVEVDPANPRHVVTVRGLGYKLQT, encoded by the coding sequence GTGGCGACCCGCATCCTCACGGTCGAAGACGACGAGCGCATCCGGACCGCGGTGAAGCTGGCCCTCGAGGACGAGGGCTGGAAGGTGGAGGAGGCGGCCACCGGCGAGGACGCCCTGGAGCGTTTCCGCCAGGCCCCCACCGACGTGGTGCTCATCGACATCATGCTGCCCGGCGTGGACGGCTTCGAGGTGTGCCGCCAGGTCCGCCGGGAGAGCGACGTGCCCATCATCATGGTCACCGCCCGCGACGACACCCACGACATCGTGGCCGGCCTGGAGGCCGGGGCCGACGACTACCTGACCAAGCCGTTCGCCCCCAAGGAGCTCTCGGCCCGCATCCGGGCCCTGCTGCGCCGGGTCCGGGCCACCGACTCGGGGGCCACCCACCTCCGCTTCGGCGACCTGGAGATCGTGCCCGAGGAGGGCGTGGTGCGCCGGGGCGGCGACGAGGTCCACCTGACCAAGACCGAGTTCCGCCTGCTGCTGGAGCTGGCCAACAGCCCGGGCCGGGTCCTGTCCCGGGAGGTGCTGTTGGAGCGGGTGTGGGGCCACGGCTACTTCGCCGACGGCCGCCTGGTGGACGTCCACGTGCGGCGCCTGCGCACCAAGGTCGAGGTCGACCCGGCCAACCCCCGCCACGTGGTCACCGTCCGGGGCCTGGGCTACAAGCTCCAGACCTGA
- a CDS encoding aminotransferase class I/II-fold pyridoxal phosphate-dependent enzyme produces MEFRRISDLPPYVFTIIDGLKVAARREGEDVIDLGFGNPDLPSPEIAVEKLAEAARNSRNHRYSSSRGLPKLREAVADLYIRRFGVALDPEREVLATIGAKEGFSHLMWVLLGPGDSALVPSPSYPIHIWGPLFAGAGVQYIPMGGGDRDLIGEITEAIDSAWPRPRVLVVSFPHNPTTTCVDLDFFQALVDLAREKEIFVVHDNAYAELGFDGFQPPSILQAEGAKEVAVELYSMTKSFSMAGWRMAYLVGNAEVVAALQKLKSYLDYGAFQPIQIAATVTLNEDQDHPREVQEIYQRRRDTLCDGLARVGWEMDPPRGTMFAWAPIPEPYREMGSVEFCSFLVREAHVATSPGVGFGPGGEGHVRFALIENEQRIGQGIRNLKRALTKLG; encoded by the coding sequence ATGGAGTTCCGTCGGATCTCGGACCTGCCCCCGTACGTGTTCACCATCATCGACGGGCTGAAGGTGGCGGCCCGGCGGGAGGGCGAGGACGTCATCGACCTGGGGTTCGGCAACCCCGACCTGCCGTCGCCCGAGATCGCCGTCGAGAAGCTGGCCGAGGCGGCCCGCAACTCCCGCAACCACCGCTACTCCTCCAGCCGGGGGCTGCCCAAGCTGCGGGAGGCGGTGGCCGACCTGTACATCCGCCGCTTCGGCGTGGCCCTCGACCCCGAGCGCGAGGTCCTGGCCACCATCGGGGCCAAGGAGGGCTTCAGCCACCTGATGTGGGTGCTGCTGGGCCCCGGCGACTCGGCCCTGGTGCCGTCACCCTCGTACCCCATCCACATCTGGGGCCCGCTCTTCGCCGGCGCCGGGGTGCAGTACATCCCCATGGGCGGGGGCGACCGGGACCTGATCGGCGAGATCACCGAGGCCATCGACAGCGCCTGGCCCCGGCCCCGGGTGCTGGTGGTGTCGTTCCCCCACAACCCGACGACGACGTGCGTGGACCTCGACTTCTTCCAGGCCCTGGTCGACCTGGCCCGGGAGAAGGAGATCTTCGTCGTCCACGACAACGCCTACGCCGAGCTGGGCTTCGATGGCTTCCAGCCTCCGTCCATCCTCCAGGCCGAGGGGGCCAAGGAGGTGGCCGTCGAGCTGTACTCGATGACCAAGTCCTTCTCCATGGCCGGGTGGCGCATGGCCTACCTGGTGGGCAACGCCGAGGTGGTGGCGGCCCTCCAGAAGCTCAAGTCGTACCTGGACTACGGGGCCTTCCAGCCCATCCAGATCGCGGCCACCGTCACCCTCAACGAGGACCAGGACCACCCTCGCGAGGTGCAGGAGATCTACCAGCGCCGGCGCGACACCCTGTGCGACGGCCTGGCCCGGGTGGGCTGGGAGATGGACCCGCCCCGGGGCACCATGTTCGCCTGGGCCCCCATCCCCGAGCCCTACCGGGAGATGGGCTCGGTCGAGTTCTGCTCGTTCCTGGTCCGCGAGGCTCACGTGGCCACCTCCCCCGGCGTGGGCTTCGGCCCCGGCGGCGAGGGCCACGTCCGCTTCGCCCTCATCGAGAACGAGCAGCGCATCGGCCAGGGCATCCGCAACCTCAAGCGCGCCCTCACCAAGCTGGGCTGA
- a CDS encoding GerMN domain-containing protein gives MTPRRRALAVLAAAVAALAPVAACGIPTDDSPRVLAADTSTTVAAPSSAPADSANATDIYLSSGEGSRVLVARRRGLDDEPNPERALEALLAGPTTRDLDEGLTTSIPTESDLLGWDLDDGTLTIDLNEAFYTREGEAAVSTFAQVVLTVTALRTAEIERVRFRREGDAIQAFTARAAGTKDVVTRADYRSLDPDPD, from the coding sequence GTGACACCCCGCCGGCGCGCCCTGGCCGTCCTGGCCGCGGCGGTTGCCGCTCTGGCCCCGGTGGCGGCCTGCGGCATCCCCACCGATGACTCGCCCCGGGTCCTGGCCGCCGACACCAGCACCACGGTGGCCGCCCCCAGCTCGGCCCCGGCCGACAGCGCCAACGCCACCGACATCTACCTGAGCTCGGGCGAGGGGTCCCGGGTGCTGGTGGCCCGGCGCCGGGGCCTCGACGACGAGCCCAACCCCGAGCGGGCCCTGGAGGCCCTGCTGGCCGGGCCCACCACCCGGGACCTGGACGAGGGCCTGACCACGTCCATCCCCACCGAGAGCGACCTGCTGGGCTGGGACCTGGACGACGGCACCCTGACCATCGACCTGAACGAGGCCTTCTACACCCGGGAGGGCGAGGCCGCGGTGAGCACCTTCGCCCAGGTGGTGCTGACGGTGACCGCCCTGCGGACCGCCGAGATCGAGCGGGTCCGGTTCCGCCGCGAGGGCGACGCCATCCAAGCCTTCACGGCCCGGGCCGCCGGCACCAAGGACGTGGTCACCCGAGCCGACTACCGGTCCCTGGACCCCGACCCGGACTGA
- a CDS encoding ATP-dependent 6-phosphofructokinase has product MRLGVLTSGGDCPGLNAVIRAVVRTVERRLGGEVLGFRDGYLGLMEDRHEVLTIERCRGLLPKGGTVLGTSRHQPYAHDGGLAAVRATVAAHDLAGVVVIGGNGSLAAARDLGTDGVRVVGVPKTIDNDLGATEVTFGFDTAVATATEAIDRLHTTAESHDRVMLVEVMGRHVGHIATWAGIAGGATIILVPEEPFDIDEVCATLRRRHDQGRFASIVVVAEGALPVEGTLTLPDPGLDDFGHQRLGGIAHALAPEIEARTGFETKVVVLGYLQRGGSPTAADRVLASRFGVAAAEAAAEGAWGSMVALQAGRIVRVPLADAVASSKTVPADIHAVGKVFFA; this is encoded by the coding sequence GTGCGACTCGGCGTCCTGACCAGCGGGGGCGACTGCCCGGGCCTCAACGCCGTGATCCGGGCCGTGGTCCGGACGGTCGAGCGGCGGCTCGGCGGCGAGGTCCTCGGCTTCCGGGACGGCTACCTGGGGCTGATGGAGGACCGCCACGAGGTGCTGACCATCGAGCGGTGCCGGGGCCTCCTGCCCAAGGGGGGCACGGTGCTGGGCACCAGCCGGCACCAGCCCTACGCCCACGACGGGGGCCTGGCCGCGGTGCGGGCCACGGTGGCCGCCCACGACCTGGCCGGGGTGGTGGTCATCGGGGGCAACGGCAGCCTGGCCGCGGCCCGCGACCTGGGCACCGACGGCGTGCGGGTGGTGGGCGTGCCCAAGACCATCGACAACGACCTCGGGGCCACCGAGGTCACCTTCGGGTTCGACACCGCGGTGGCCACCGCCACCGAGGCCATCGACCGGCTCCACACCACGGCCGAATCCCACGACCGGGTCATGCTGGTGGAGGTGATGGGCCGCCACGTGGGACACATCGCCACCTGGGCCGGCATCGCCGGGGGGGCCACCATCATCCTGGTGCCCGAGGAGCCCTTCGACATCGACGAGGTCTGCGCCACCCTGCGGCGCCGGCACGACCAGGGCCGCTTCGCCTCCATCGTGGTGGTGGCCGAGGGGGCGCTGCCGGTGGAGGGCACCCTGACCCTGCCCGACCCCGGGCTCGACGACTTCGGCCACCAGCGGCTGGGCGGCATCGCCCACGCCCTGGCCCCCGAGATCGAGGCCCGCACCGGCTTCGAGACCAAGGTGGTGGTGCTGGGCTACCTGCAGCGGGGCGGGTCGCCCACCGCCGCCGACCGGGTGCTGGCCAGCCGGTTCGGGGTGGCGGCGGCCGAGGCTGCGGCCGAGGGGGCCTGGGGGTCGATGGTGGCCCTGCAGGCGGGGCGGATCGTGCGGGTGCCGCTGGCCGACGCGGTGGCCTCGTCCAAGACGGTGCCGGCCGACATCCACGCCGTGGGCAAGGTCTTCTTCGCCTGA